From the genome of Tachypleus tridentatus isolate NWPU-2018 chromosome 6, ASM421037v1, whole genome shotgun sequence:
CCCTAATTTGTTAACACCAGATCATTTATAAATGCTTGCCACACAAAATTGTTTATGAAATCTTGCCCCACCAATGTGTGCACACCAAGTTGTTTTCTATTGTCATACCTCCTGGTTTGGAAGTGTGTATAGAAACAGTGTGTCTTATTGAAATAACTAATTATTGATTTCTCCCAACATTTGTTTCAACCCTAAATAGCCAACAACACTCAACAATATTGCTTCATAACCTGACAGTCTACTGTGTTTGGTGGGTGAAGTAGATGTGGATTTGTTGTGCTGATTATAAGTAATGGATGATGGTTGTAGAACTTCGTTTAAGGGTACTGATAGTAGATGACATGGTGGATATTGTCTAGGACAGATAAGATGTTTGCTAAGTGTCTGGGGTAGCtggataaaacattaaagaaatgtCTTATGAGTTGTTAGGCGTAGTACATGCTAGTAAATTGTGTTCAGTATTTTTAACCCCACATCTTCTTTAATCAAATAGGTATCATTTAGtgctacatatatattaatatatgttaataCATAAGTAccatatttatttatagaaatgtGGTAAAAACATACcataatacaaaatattgattCCAGCTAAGTTTGGTCAGGTGTTTTGTGATAAGAagctatgttttaaatatatatatatatatattaaagttgaATTTTAAACGTTTTACTTTGTTGTGATAGAAATTGTATTGTGTCAGTTTGGATTGTTACTTGttaatggtttaaaatatacatgtgtcTTACCTTTACACTAGCccaaaatatatgtgtgtgtgtgtcattttTACATTAGCTCTCAGATGGTGGCTTCCCCTGCAGGCTACACTCCTAGTCCTTCATCTCAGATTGTACCATCTCCTGTCAGCAGCATGATTGGAAGGACTCCAGGAACAGTTGGAGTAGCTTCACCAGGAAGTGCATTAAACACTCCAGGTTACCCAAAATCTTAATCTCTTTGTACCTAATGGTCTTAACACAGATGAGTAAGATTTGATCAAGTTTCTGTTTGTGGTCAGGTTAtgctgtttaattttattactgaaCAGCATGTAGTAtcagagaagttttatttttaatgcagtaATAGGTAACAAAATTTAAGGAACTGAGTCTCAGAGTTGAGGTCACCAACCATATGCTAAAGTTGTTGGACAGAGCTTGTTGAACCAATGGTTGTgcaagaatatatttaaacaaccaCTAAAATTGTTGGACAGCACTTGATGAATCAGTGGATGTACAAAAAGATATTAAACAACCAATAAAGTTGTTGGACAGAACTTGATGAACCAATGGACGTACAAGAAGATATTTAAACAACCATTAAAGTCTTAGAATATCATATTGTGTCTGTAAATTCTGCATGTGCTTTAAGGATGTCTGTCATCATGGTTAAGATTTACTAATACCAATCCTagttatgttattaaaatgtttattatggtttttttcctttttgtattttagttggtttttttcttactagaataaattttattgaatatcCTTATTGAGAAAAATCTCTTGATGATTTGTTTTTATGATATCAAGATATTTTTGCTTTGTTGTGATAAAGTGCAGATATTTGTTCAGTATTAAATTAAAAgtgatatttaaaatgtatgtttattatatttttctattcaGTTTATCAGTTTGTACAACTTTATACATAACTAATTTAGTTGCAGTGTATGTTACTTTAAGTTTTTGTTATAACTTCTCAATATGAAACTATTTGTAGCAGCTAGTTCTCTTCTGATGATGTTCATAAACTTTACTTTCAAAGAAACAATTCATGCACACAcacttaaagaaacattttaaaattttctgaagaTTTTTGTCAACATGTAATGGAATGAAGTTGAAATTAGCATCTGTTGTAGGTCTAAATCAGAAGTGTAATACTGCTTTCATTGTCTAGAGGAATGATTTCATGAATAGTCAGAGATTTTTCACGTGTTTTTGATGACATAATAATATCCCAAGGATTTGGTTTCTAATTTTTcatgcaattttattttttaacagctAACTTAGGTTCGAATGCTAGTCCTGCAAGCAGGACTTCGCAGGACGATCAAGCTTATTTAGAGAAACTGAAGCAGCTATCAAAGTACAGGGAGCCTCTGAGAAGAATGATTGCCCGGATAGATAAAGATGAAAGTATGTGTAAACCATGTCTATATCAGAACCAATATTGTATCTTTCTTTTGATTAAATAGCAGATTTTTCCTTCTCTTCTTTTCCTATACCATATTTGAGATTTTTCCTTGTATTAAATTCTTTTCCAATATCATAtctgatactttttttttctaataaattatttttccagTACTGTATTTGAGAGTGTCTTGTGTCAAGTTCTTTTCCAGTATGGTATTTGAGGATTTTCtttgtattaagttattttttccaTTAATGTACCTGAAACCTTTCCTACTTCTTATCTATTATGGATATTAAAAATGATGAATACTCTCAGTAAATGTTATTTAAAGACATGTGATGATAAAAGTTTCACTGTTTGTTTCTTGCATGATgcgtttcatattgttttttaattttaagggTGGGTTGAATTGTAGCTGAAGGAGTGGGTGTGAATTAAAAACTATCAGAATATGTGCACATGAATAATAATTAGAAGCTAACATAAACAAAGTTTGAATTAAGGAAAACACGGGACATGTAGACTTGTGTAGCAGGTGAATAGGCTGGCACTGATTATTAAATTAACCGAATATACACCTATTAAAATCATCCACCATTTGGTTAAAAGTCttgaatttataaaaattgtgaaggaagtttttaattattttgataattagtaataaaatattagcatattttctgttattatgtataattttactgCAATAGTTAATATTTGTGAGATTTTTGTGTACCAAAAGAAAGCTCATGTTCAAGGAAATGCTTGCacagtaattacatttttttataattagatcGTAAGAAGGAATTGAGCAAGCTGAAGAACCTGCTTGATATATTGTCTGATTCAAATAAAAGGTTTGTGGAGTTCTAGATAGTTTTCTGGATAAAATGTCActtattacaattaatttatattgtttgtgtgaAAGTTCTTATTTTGTGGCAATATGGTTAAGATTAgaatataacttttttgtttctattactgTAACTATAAAAGATAGTATTAATTGTTATTGATAAGTGAAATATAAAGAGTGTGGATAATTAAATGATGGTTCCCAGCTGCTCTCCGTAAAATCAGTATACAGAATAGCTCGGTCACAGTTAAGAATCAAATAAATAAGAGGTAACAAAAGGATGAATTTATAAAACTACAGCTTTAATTTATATATGGAGGAAATTTGAACCTCAAAGACAGAAGTTGTTAAATTAGTTCTGTGAAGTTAATACAAAGGTTTAAAAATGTGGAGACTGTAGGgtgtaataaaaatagttttacatgaataatttatttagaacATATATATTTGAGGAAGTACTTTTTATAggaatttgtatatttattattgaaaacaagtTATTGGAAGAATTCAAATAAATTGTCACTTAACAAACAGAAAGTAACCATAAGTAGTAGCTAGTTgacaacaatatataatttattatgtttcatgTTAGTTAATCTGTATGATTGGCTGAAAGGcacaaacaatacaaattataacagAACAAGACTGGTCTTAAATGGCATATTTAATTTTGGTACAAAACAACTGTTGCAGTGTATATTAATGTCCTACCCATAGATTTTGGTGTTCAAATTACAACTAAATATTCATGTAATCAAgcacattatttgtttgtatttatgtcTCCAGATGCCCAATGGAAACTCTCCTAAAGTGTGAACATGTTTTGGAGAAACTGGAATTAAAGGAACAAGCAGTGAGTATATTCAAAAGTATCGTAATTAAGAAGCCGTAAAACTTGTAAGAAGTTAATGTATGTAATCCACTGAAGTTTAGATAAGCTTGGACTGTAATAAACATGTAGAACATTGGTAAGTTGATGGGTTGAGCAGTGATTATAAATAACTAATGTATGTGCAAGTTTAAGACTATTTTTTCATGGGTTAAGTAATATACTTCCttactttaatatattactttgtcCAGTTGTACAACAGTGGCATGAGTTGAGTTTATCcattgttataaatgtttaaaaagaaatatgaatATACATTACATGCATTGTACACTCAATCAATAAATTGATGGTGAATTTTGAACATAAATAGAGATGTATTTTTTGTcagaaagcaaaaaaacaaaaaacgtgaaAAGTAGATCTTTCTACCTCCAAACTAACACATGTTATTgaattttttgtattgttattgcTTTTCCCTTCCCTAAATCATCTGGattattaagtttgtttagtGATTTATTTAAACCTCTAATATTAACAGATGTATATATTGTGGTGACCTTTCTATTTATGTTattgaaatttcacttattttCTGATTCTGGTTTGATATTAAACTGACAGAATGAGGCCTCGGCACAGCCCCAACCTTCCCTGACAAAGCCCCAGGAACAGAATATTTTTCAGCCACTTCTAGATGCTTTATCACACCATATAAAACTTCCTCTCTTTAGCCACACACTCCAGAGAACCTTTGGCCCAGCAGTCTCCATTCTGGCTGGTCCAACTACAAGGTATGACTGAGTTCACTTTAGGATAGCCACTAGAAAACCTACCAAATACGATGTTCTCTTTgtgtgtattttgtaatttttatgctAATGAAATTTTATTCCAATGGCTTATCTTTGAAACTTCTCACTGGTTCAAGGATAAGTGTGAGggcttataaagataaaaaccaGGTGTTTATACTGATGACGGacatagcacaaatagtccattgtgtagatttgtgtttagtgggaaaaaaaacatttaaaacattgctCATTAAAATGTCTGAAATTTTACTCATTAAATTGTATAAACATTCAAACGTTACTTGTTGAAATGTTGTAGAAGTGAGAGTTAGTTATTCCTTGTTAGAATAATAATGTGTCAGCATTATGAAGTAACaactatgttttaaaaaaaagttaaaatgtttctaaCTTTCTAAAGACATATAAAATTGATAGGACTTGATCAACAAATAGCAAGATTTAAGTATAATTGACATTTGTTAGTATTAGTTAGTGATGACACTTGTTGTTAGTATTCCTGTTTCTCGGTTCTTCTTTGCTGTTTATAACTTGTTTCTTTACTCTTTAAATCCAATTTAATTGTCTTTTGCTTGTTGCTCTCTTACAGTTAAAATAACTgtcaagtttaatttttaaccaatataattttgtctaaatgtgtaatttcttcattttgttttggTTGATAGAAATCACAATTAAATAGTTTTTGGGAAAGTAagtaaagtattataacaatgGAAAAAATGTAAGCAGAagtgttattttgaaatgttttatatatttcattaaactaattttaacaaATTGAATGAGATCAAATACATATATTCTAATGCCATTTATTAAACACTTGCATGGGCAGTCTGTATTGCACTGATAGGTTTCCCAGCCCACCACCAAAGAAGAAGAAAATGGAAGAGGAAGGGACTGACATATTGCAGGGAGAAATTGCACGGCTGGACCAGAGGTTCAAAGTGCAACTTGACCCTGTTCAGCACAGTGGTTCTCGAACGGTTCACTTGATATGTCAGTTAGGTAAGCTTGTACCTAAGTTAAAGAAGCTAAAATCATTACTTaccaaatgaatatttttttaggtGCTACAATATTTATACAAGTAGTTCCTGTTAATCTATCTTTCATCAGCTTTAACTCCAGAGGAACAACTAACAAGTAGCAAGGAACACTTAGTTACAAAGATATAATAGCACTAGAAACTTGGTTAGTTACATTTGTTGTCAGTAAAATGTGTTACAAATTTAAGTATGGTGTTTATTAggaatgatattaaatattagtttttaactttttctttttctgatgTTTACTGAGTTTAGATAGAAGGATAAATACTGTATTTTCATTCATTAGATGACAAGAACCTGCCTTGTGTTCCTCCAATCATGATCACTGTACCAGAAACGTACCCTGACACCCCTCCGTTGTGCAATGCTCATAAACCTGAGTACGGTAAAAACTCACCTTTTTTCTAGAATTGTAATGTGAGATTATGTGTTCATCCTTATGGTttacagaaacaaagaaaatatttgtaagtatACTGTAACAGGTAAAGTTTATTGTTGTCTTTGTAAGTATACTGTAACAGATAGTTTATAGTTACAAGTCCATTgcttatgtattatatttttagatattggCAAATGATGGATAAACCTGTTGAAGTGATTTGTTTTCCGAGACTTAagtcaattttttaaaacttgttagcTGTTAATCCTAAGCCTGTGTTTTCATTAATTACACTACATTTTAGTCCTAAAAAAGTTAAGGCCCCTTCTTCTTCATGTAACATATTTTCTTGACAATGATACTGTTAGAGTCAACTCCGTTCCTTCAGACCATCCAAAAGAACTTGACGTTGAGGTTGAGCAACATGTCCGAAAAGTTTTCAGTTACATCACTCTTAGATATGTGGGTAAGTGGTTGTTAGTCTAAACATTGGTGGAAGAGGGTGGAACAAACATGGAAATACTTCTAAAACCATCATCTAGTTAATAGTGAGATCAGATACGAACTAGTGTTTAGTGTGATAGTTTGTGAATTTGAAGATCCATGGTTTCTGTCTTGTTAATAtagaactaaataaaatatatcaagtcacatagttgtaaaaatattgtgtataacagaaaTACATTAATCATATGTTAGATACTATTTAAATGATTACTGAGGTAAACAAAAGTtacaatttaatgttttctatCACAAAGAAAGTGTTCATCTCATAATAGGATGTTTTTATTCCACAGGAAATGAGTGTACGTCAGGCATGTTCTCCCAGAACTGCTGTTGCTGTGTAGGAccacttattttgtttataattagtgCTGTAATGTATATGTCGCATTTGAATTTTCAATTGTTACTGTGTGTGAAAGAATAATTTTCCACCTATATATAGGTATATAAAGGGTTGGATTAATATACAACACGTGTAAGGTGGACTTTCTTAGTTTTTCTTTCTGTAGCATTAAAATAACACTACACTGGATGGAATAGATTAATCAAAAATCTTTAAACCTACATTTATTACTGGAATTGATTTAGAagatagtattttgttttgttaacaccTGCTTTAGTATTAgggaacaaaatatttcacctaTTTGTAGTAAAGAGGTAAATCTGTATATGTTTGCCTTGAATCACTGGAAATGttataaggaaaaataaaaacctattttTTCCTGAATTGATCCTAACTCTAAATTAATCTCTTAGGTATCTCTTTTCACAATACCTAgtgaaaaattaacaaataatattttactaaggATTTAGGCTTACCCAGTTAAACACTTACATCAAGTTAGTATACACAcaagaaatatgattttatttgttctacATGTAGGGTTGTTTTATAGCAACAATGGAAAACTGAAGAAGTGGTGAAGAAAATCTGGTCACATTATTATTGATAGTAATGAATAGTCAGTATAATGTAAACACTTCCAAATATAAGAGAAGGTCATTTCTAACTAAAAACTTAATCTGTGTGAGCTAGGGGAATTGTTGTTAAAGTTGTAGAGGAAAAATCAatctaatttttgaaataaagtacaggaaCTGTTCAAAGATATATTCTTCATGTGTTTAGTTAACAGTTTGTGGTTCACCTATTGAAATGCTTGTTTCTTAAcccattttaaatgtttaaactaaaCTGCCACTAACTGAAGGAATTGTAGTTTATAGGAGACATGGTAATGTGGTGACATTTTTATAATTACCTGAGAACTGTATAATAGTGTGGCTGGATTTATAAGGATGTAGGTTTAAGCTGCCAGTTGGTTTCTTTCAGCCAACAAGGTTCAAAGAGCAGTACAAATAGCAAATGACATTTTATACAAAAACGTTAAGGGAATTGAGCTGAAATCTTGTGTGTAGgtcagtgtatatataaatatatatcagtcaAGACATTGttagaatatttcatttatacCTTAACATCTGACGTGTTacaaatacataaacttggatattgtttgcacattttcataatgaataattcCAATTGATATTAAGTTGTTGAGGCAATGGCATTACAGTGTAAATTTATCATACTTAGTGTGGTGTGACTGGCCATGTTCATATAGAGATCTCAATTTCATGATCTGTCCATAGAATTGtgcttttttttaacattcaacTATTCTGAATGTTATAGTACTAACAACTTCAATTGATTTTTCCAAGGTCAATTCATGCCCAATTTCTAAAGTGTGTTATAGTCACAGTAATTAAGCATATAATGACACTGAACTCCTTCCAAGTGTACGCACTAagaaaataaagtagtttagttaaaagtatttatttcttaCCACAAGTGGATATTGGATTGTTTTACCATCATCTAAAAAAATTCGTCTTGGcaattttaagaaaatgaaaaaatcaGTCTTACAATTTTCCTATAAATTGTAACCTTTCTGATGTCACATTCCAAATTGATTGGATTTTGTTTATGTATACAAAGGAAGAAACTCCAATTCATGAACAATGATGTAAATATGTTCAACCGTAGGTAACAAGCTAAAGCATTTACctttcacaaaaaaacaacaatgaatttaaaaatatggtGCTCTATTGAAATGATGTAACAAAAACTAATGATACACAGAATATAAATTCAGAAGTTCCAGGTTAATATATGTCTCAAACACTTGTACACAACCCACTTGAGAAAACAATGCAAGAAAAATTGTGAAACAATTTGTGCTGCACACCAATGAGTATACCTGCACTGTTCCTGCATAGGACACGTTAAAACTTTCTGGTCTGTTTTTTTACATCACAGGATACAGTTGTATGAAAAAGATTTGACATTGTGTCTGTTTCTCAATATTCATTCCAAGCTATGGAGGACGATCTGTATTGGcaacaataattttaaagagGAAATACAGCCAGTCAACTCCAAGTTCAAGACTTCTCTTTTAACAGCAAACAACGAGATTGACTGGCACATTATAAGCCCACGTTTTGTGATGAATTTTAACCTGGCAGGTCAAACCATCCCACTGTCCCATTGTGGAACAATGCCTTGTGCTAAGACTGAAATGACTATACTACTGTTTACTGCATAAGAAATGGTGAAAGTTTCCAAACTTCTAACacattgtttatataatttactcAAGAATATTTGATTTTGTGAAACAACACCTAGTGCTGAGACAGAGTATACTGTTACATtttctgaataataaataatgaaacttaacAAAATACTAACATACCATCCATCTTACTGTATTAGGTTTTAACACAGAATTCCAAATATAATAGAAACTTTATCTTAACCTtcaaaattacttaatataacagCATCACTGATATTACAATACTTTGATTCTTCCATTATGTAAACTTCAAcagtttcttttaatacttattttaggATCTTAAAATAAGCTTAATATTATGAACCAATTAAAGATCCTTGTGTTTATTACAATATCTAGCAGTAAATTTGGGTGATAGaagacaagtaacaaaaaacgTTATGAATTTAAAATAGATGCACAGGTAATATCCTTCATTTAAATTACGCTGTGttctttttacttgttttaattacaTACATACAAATGACAATGCACTTTTAGTAATGGTaacaaacaatacagtgataaCAAACAAGTGAATCATCTAACCTAATTAAACTTGTTGCATTTCTTccagtaaatgtttaaaaacagaacAACGTGTAACATATCAATCCAACTGAGTTTATGATATAGTTTACTCTCATCCATTAAAACACTGGTCTGTATACTGACATGTTAATACATAGTATTTCATTACGTGTCTTCACTCTGTATTGTACATCTGTCAGGCCTATTTAAACAGCAATATTATGTTACTATAcaatacaaactatatatatatacaactgtcAGCTGTTTAAGATGGAACACAGCCATGTCCTTCCTCTTGGCTGGATGAACTTTACTTAAACGACACTGTGCAACATACACAGTTGAAGCTATCACACTGTGGCTCACAGGTAATGTTGCAATTCCCACACTGAAAAGAAagtcattataataaatatttttagaaacaaaaaattacaagaactaTACTACCTATATTTATCATAAACAGTTGTTAGAAACATAAGTAACATGAACAACAGTTACCAAGAGTGTGCAGGACAATACT
Proteins encoded in this window:
- the LOC143253864 gene encoding mediator of RNA polymerase II transcription subunit 15-like isoform X4, producing MPSGAGGPGGQDPMLALKTLAGPGTGQNQPQVTQLGIQVLGGAGSGQGQPQLAMSQPGLAGSSAPNVVANSIPQQGLNPMVVTPSGRWPLGNLMTSQQQNQRPLLNPNMQLHLQKLRQQQQQQQAQSAQAHQQSPSSTQYPTQMSQQSGPTQFQGHSPAPVSVSSQGSTGSQSAVPSPANQHPSSVASSQMVASPAGYTPSPSSQIVPSPVSSMIGRTPGTVGVASPGSALNTPANLGSNASPASRTSQDDQAYLEKLKQLSKYREPLRRMIARIDKDENRKKELSKLKNLLDILSDSNKRCPMETLLKCEHVLEKLELKEQANEASAQPQPSLTKPQEQNIFQPLLDALSHHIKLPLFSHTLQRTFGPAVSILAGPTTSLYCTDRFPSPPPKKKKMEEEGTDILQGEIARLDQRFKVQLDPVQHSGSRTVHLICQLDDKNLPCVPPIMITVPETYPDTPPLCNAHKPEYESTPFLQTIQKNLTLRLSNMSEKFSVTSLLDMWEMSVRQACSPRTAVAV
- the LOC143253864 gene encoding mediator of RNA polymerase II transcription subunit 15-like isoform X1 produces the protein MADSSQDQSWRNDSYRQNVRARIEDAVQQAGNPTNKSVVELENHIFQKANTREEYLEYVARVMLHVRDMNPKKAAQKGLQPGQAMPSGAGGPGGQDPMLALKTLAGPGTGQNQPQVTQLGIQVLGGAGSGQGQPQLAMSQPGLAGSSAPNVVANSIPQQGLNPMVVTPSGRWPLGNLMTSQQQNQRPLLNPNMQLHLQKLRQQQQQQQAQSAQAHQQSPSSTQYPTQMSQQSGPTQFQGHSPAPVSVSSQGSTGSQSAVPSPANQHPSSVASSQMVASPAGYTPSPSSQIVPSPVSSMIGRTPGTVGVASPGSALNTPANLGSNASPASRTSQDDQAYLEKLKQLSKYREPLRRMIARIDKDENRKKELSKLKNLLDILSDSNKRCPMETLLKCEHVLEKLELKEQANEASAQPQPSLTKPQEQNIFQPLLDALSHHIKLPLFSHTLQRTFGPAVSILAGPTTSLYCTDRFPSPPPKKKKMEEEGTDILQGEIARLDQRFKVQLDPVQHSGSRTVHLICQLDDKNLPCVPPIMITVPETYPDTPPLCNAHKPEYESTPFLQTIQKNLTLRLSNMSEKFSVTSLLDMWEMSVRQACSPRTAVAV
- the LOC143253864 gene encoding mediator of RNA polymerase II transcription subunit 15-like isoform X2, giving the protein MADSSQDQSWRNDSYRQNVRARIEDAVQQAGNPTNKSVVELENHIFQKANTREEYLEYVARVMLHVRDMNPKKAAQKGLQPGQAMPSGAGGPGGQDPMLALKTLAGPGTGQNQPQVTQLGIQVLGGAGSGQGQPQLAMSQPGLAGSSAPNVVANSIPQQGLNPMVVTPSGRWPLGNLMTSQQQNQRPLLNPNMQLHLQKLRQQQQQQQAQSAQVSSQGSTGSQSAVPSPANQHPSSVASSQMVASPAGYTPSPSSQIVPSPVSSMIGRTPGTVGVASPGSALNTPANLGSNASPASRTSQDDQAYLEKLKQLSKYREPLRRMIARIDKDENRKKELSKLKNLLDILSDSNKRCPMETLLKCEHVLEKLELKEQANEASAQPQPSLTKPQEQNIFQPLLDALSHHIKLPLFSHTLQRTFGPAVSILAGPTTSLYCTDRFPSPPPKKKKMEEEGTDILQGEIARLDQRFKVQLDPVQHSGSRTVHLICQLDDKNLPCVPPIMITVPETYPDTPPLCNAHKPEYESTPFLQTIQKNLTLRLSNMSEKFSVTSLLDMWEMSVRQACSPRTAVAV
- the LOC143253864 gene encoding mediator of RNA polymerase II transcription subunit 15-like isoform X3, which produces MLHVRDMNPKKAAQKGLQPGQAMPSGAGGPGGQDPMLALKTLAGPGTGQNQPQVTQLGIQVLGGAGSGQGQPQLAMSQPGLAGSSAPNVVANSIPQQGLNPMVVTPSGRWPLGNLMTSQQQNQRPLLNPNMQLHLQKLRQQQQQQQAQSAQAHQQSPSSTQYPTQMSQQSGPTQFQGHSPAPVSVSSQGSTGSQSAVPSPANQHPSSVASSQMVASPAGYTPSPSSQIVPSPVSSMIGRTPGTVGVASPGSALNTPANLGSNASPASRTSQDDQAYLEKLKQLSKYREPLRRMIARIDKDENRKKELSKLKNLLDILSDSNKRCPMETLLKCEHVLEKLELKEQANEASAQPQPSLTKPQEQNIFQPLLDALSHHIKLPLFSHTLQRTFGPAVSILAGPTTSLYCTDRFPSPPPKKKKMEEEGTDILQGEIARLDQRFKVQLDPVQHSGSRTVHLICQLDDKNLPCVPPIMITVPETYPDTPPLCNAHKPEYESTPFLQTIQKNLTLRLSNMSEKFSVTSLLDMWEMSVRQACSPRTAVAV